The following proteins come from a genomic window of Tenebrio molitor chromosome 9, icTenMoli1.1, whole genome shotgun sequence:
- the LOC138137727 gene encoding uncharacterized protein — protein sequence MQTDDCEESVELIQEHLSTQTEIDEAIKMLPEWKTVVTKADVINDDCKKVRLRFLIAAKTIDDVRAWLEEFQDRTKTTYTIKSTDKCKGKVVNFKQRLHCQHKTACERVYDPSLKNKTKNTNCPSTMTITLRTVKEVHRSKNAPNPELPCEIVLIATHNHDIQSTDALKFRHVSDEVNQKLLDMYKQGHTPGSALEVIKKEIRETYENYEEVLADRKHCPDYRHCHYVYVKDFKNKHEPTEFTNNAEEFLKKRIDEFNKAHDFNAAQITFVDDNYVICICPPLFQRVHQHISSAAEIVLVDSVETFDSEAHQVLTLLTPSACGGLPLGVIITSSKRTDLLKLGFKCLRELVGENIFCGNVDGPQIFLTNDNTAERAALSQVWINSTNLLAIFHVLQSVWKWLLNPENDVPKDKQTLFFAQFKEVLYAKTASECAKKFEEACKAAEPHQHYCQYLEEYWVRRDVWALCYRNNILRSDNEMDTYCEPALKLIKDKIFERTKKYSIVHMIDFICTKFVKYYERRLIDAAHNRLAKNTLGKLIRPPPEGLVEKISQLNNNILSVPSEKTENLYYLVYIDSLMCSCLDGVNDKSCKHVDWACITLSSVTIDDPAVRALFYMVATGKRSEPEVQLPLDVHNYSVTTSVPFQVITSNAISEEVDQEEHVIFEEVSQECAIEDEMVNECGEVDENYNAEQENLDEEMANVFNDMFEHFKVFYADSPREVLQAIKTLNEKMKVQTVSTFVSSCSNFGNEFRRKIRLKQAEKATQGVRRKAVLIEKSDQPRKVVKLIRNDTFFIVPS from the exons ATGCAGACTGACGATTGTGAAGAGTCAGTTGAACTCATCCAAGAGCATCTTTCTACGCAAACCGAAATAGACGAGGCTATT AAAATGCTTCCTGAATGGAAAACCGTCGTGACCAAAGCCGACGTCATTAACGACGACTGCAAAAAAGTACGCTTACGCTTCCTCATCGCAGCCAAAACCATTGATGACGTGCGAGCATGGCTCGAAGAGTTCCAAGACCGAACCAAGACAACTTACACGATAAAATCAACGGACAAATGCAAAGGAAAGGTCGTTAACTTCAAACAGAGACTGCACTGCCAGCATAAAACCGCGTGCGAACGCGTCTATGACCCCTCcctcaaaaacaaaacgaaaaacacTAATTGCCCCTCGACCATGACCATCACGCTGCGCACGGTGAAGGAAGTGCACAGAAGCAAGAACGCCCCCAATCCGGAATTACCTTGCGAGATTGTGCTCATCGCCACCCACAATCACGACATCCAGAGCACTGACGCTCTCAAGTTCAGACACGTGTCTGACGAGGTGAACCAGAAGCTGCTCGACATGTATAAACAGGGACACACTCCCGGTAGCGCCCTCGAAGTAATCAAGAAGGAGATCCGGGAGACTTACGAAAACTACGAGGAGGTCCTGGCGGATCGTAAACACTGTCCGGACTATCGACACTGCCACTACGTCTACGTCAAAgacttcaaaaataaacacgAGCCGACGGAGTTCACCAACAACGCCGAAGAGTTTCTCAAGAAGCGGATCGACGAGTTCAACAAGGCCCACGATTTCAACGCCGCGCAGATCACCTTCGTCGATGACAATTATGTCATTTG CATCTGCCCTCCCCTTTTCCAACGCGTGCACCAACACATCAGTTCGGCCGCCGAGATCGTCCTGGTCGACTCCGTCGAAACCTTCGACAGCGAGGCCCACCAAGTGCTGACCCTTCTGACCCCGAGCGCGTGCGGCGGGCTCCCCCTCGGTGTGATAATCACCTCATCGAAACGCACCGACCTGCTGAAGCTCGGCTTCAAGTGCCTCCGGGAGCTGGTCGGTGAAAACATCTTCTGCGGCAACGTGGACGGACCGCAAATCTTCCTGACGAACGATAACACGGCGGAGCGGGCGGCGCTCTCCCAAGTCTGGATCAACTCGACCAACCTGCTCGCGATCTTCCACGTCCTGCAGTCGGTCTGGAAGTGGTTGTTGAACCCCGAAAACGACGTCCCCAAGGACAAGCAGACACTCTTCTTCGCGCAGTTCAAAGAGGTCCTCTACGCAAAAACCGCGAGCGAGTGCGCGAAGAAGTTCGAGGAGGCGTGCAAGGCGGCGGAACCGCACCAGCACTACTGCCAGTACCTAGAGGAGTACTGGGTGCGAAGGGACGTGTGGGCGTTGTGCTACAGGAACAACATACTGAGGAGCGACAACGAGATGGACACTTACTGCGAACCGGCGCTCAAGTTGATAAAGGACAAGATCTTCGAAAGGACGAAGAAGTACTCTATAGTGCACATGATCGATTTTATTTGTACCAAGTTTGTGAAGTACTACGAGAGGAGGTTGATCGATGCGGCGCACAATCGGCTCGCCAAGAACACTCTGGGGAAGCTGATCAGGCCTCCCCCTGAAGGCCTAGTCGAGAAGATAAGTCAACTCAACAACAACATATTGTCAGTGCCGAGCGAAAAAACGGAAAACCTCTACTACCTAGTGTACATAGACAGCTTGATGTGTTCTTGTCTGGACGGAGTGAACGACAAATCTTGCAAACACGTGGACTGGGCGTGTATCACTCTCAGTTCCGTGACAATCGACGATCCGGCTGTTCGCGCTCTCTTTTACATGGTCGCAACGGGAAAACGTTCGGAGCCGGAGGTGCAGTTACCACTCGACGTCCACAACTACTCAGTCACCACCAGCGTGCCGTTTCAAGTCATCACCAGCAACGCAATCTCCGAGGAGGTGGACCAGGAGGAACACGTCATCTTCGAAGAGGTCTCCCAGGAGTGCGCGATCGAGGACGAGATGGTGAACGAGTGCGGCGAAGTGGACGAGAACTACAACGCGGAGCAGGAGAATCTCGACGAGGAGATGGCGAACGTGTTCAACGACATGTTCGAGCACTTCAAGGTTTTCTACGCCGACAGTCCGAGGGAGGTGCTGCAGGCCATCAAGACGCTCAACGAGAAGATGAAAGTGCAGACGGTGTCGACGTTCGTCTCGTCGTGTTCCAATTTTGGAAATG aatttcgACGAAAAATACGACTGAAGCAGGCCGAAAAAGCCACTCAGGGTGTGCGACGAAAGGCTGTTCTTATCGAGAAGAGCGACCAACCTCGGAAAGTGGTTAAATTGATAAGAAACGACACATTTTTCATCGTCCCTAGTTAA